Part of the Aurantiacibacter aquimixticola genome, GTACGGAACTCGGGCATTTGCTTGCCCATTCATTCTCGAACGTAGCGCAGAAATTGCGCTCGCCACGAAGGAGAGAGCGATGGCGACACTCGATACGATCGACCGAAAACTGCTGGCGGAATTGCAGGCGGAAGGACGGGTGACGAATGTGGACCTTGCTCGCCGGGTGGGCCTGACGGCACCACCGTGCCTGCGCCGCGTCCGCGCGCTTGAGGAAGACGGCGTCATCAAGGGTTATCACGCCGATCTGGACGCTTCGAAGCTGGGCTTTGCGATCACCGTGTTCGCGATGGTCTCCCTGCGCAGCCAGGCGGAGGAGGATCTGCGCGCGTTCGAGGATCACATCAATGCACTGCCCGAAGTGCGCGAGTGCCATATGCTGAATGGCGAGATCGACTTCATCCTGAAGATTGTCAGCCGCGATCTGCAAAGCTTCCAGGAATTTCTGACCAGCAAGCTGACGCCTGCACCGAATGTGGCGAGCATCAAAACGAGCCTGACCATCCGCACCGCCAAGCATGAGCCCGGCGTGCCGATGGATCACCAATGAGCGGGCCCACGACCGACGGGCGCTGCCTGTGCGGTGCGGTTCAGGTCACGCTCGAAAACCCCAAGCAGCATGTCGAGGTGTGTCACTGCGACATGTG contains:
- a CDS encoding Lrp/AsnC family transcriptional regulator, producing the protein MATLDTIDRKLLAELQAEGRVTNVDLARRVGLTAPPCLRRVRALEEDGVIKGYHADLDASKLGFAITVFAMVSLRSQAEEDLRAFEDHINALPEVRECHMLNGEIDFILKIVSRDLQSFQEFLTSKLTPAPNVASIKTSLTIRTAKHEPGVPMDHQ